From the genome of Athalia rosae chromosome 3, iyAthRosa1.1, whole genome shotgun sequence:
AttgtgaataaatatatgagctttttgaaattgtttgaatcatgaaatttttcattgccaGCACTCGCAACGCATAAACAAATCCTCAACCATGCACCAATTAGCTGTATGTCAATTACAGGTACCGATGCACGTATGTAGGCCTTATTTTTCTTAGAAGAGACAAGAGACCAGTATTTCCATAAACGAGCTAGAGCTGCGTTTTACCAAATAGAGTTTGATACTTGCTTGCCAAGGGAAGAATCGAATAATTCACTTAGTGAAGCaaagtgaaaatcaaaatttgaaacataGATGAATTGGAACAGTCACTGAGTCCTTCAGTATGAAAGTTTGCAATGATCGAATAATGATGTAATCCTTACAGTAGATATTATCCTGTTTTGTGTGGGCAAACATGCTCCATTAATGTCATGGAGACCGAACACGAACAAGCTTGTTACCTATGGTCTATAGTCATATGCCTATATGAATAACACAACCTCACAAGCCTTTCGAAGAATGACaaaatttctatttatatattattacatcatGGTATTTTTGGATTAcctttgttgaaatattttatttttttgccaacCCAAATAGAACAATGGGTGCAACATTCTGGTGGTGGAGGGTGTCTCTACTTCGACAAACGCTGtcagaattatttattccattATTTGAATTATCCCTTTGGGAACCACGATACAAGCATTCACTTTATAATCAAACCGATCTGATCAAACAAAATCACTTTATATTGACTGAGAAGATGTTGGAAATTGGTACAGCCTGCACCGCAGCTTAGCTAACTGAGAAATGAGCCATAATAAAACAACCAACGGAATTCATGTACTCACACCCACTCATTCTATGGTAGAGACCCTATGACCTGTATTTAATTAGTACGGTTTCGGGATCCAGATAGCTtatgaatacaaaaaaatgggcaagatttttcattcgcacttGTTGAAAGTGAGAGAAGTTACAGAAGGTTTGGTGCATCAGTTttcaattaatcaaaaattgcCCAAACTGTGTCAACACCCGGTAACAATTTAACGTGCAGCGATTCGATTCCTGAAATTTTAATGGCGAATAACAAGAGGTAAAAAAGACAGTTGCTCAGGTGGATCAGAAGTTTGCACAAAGGATCATTCTAACAATAGTTGTGATCTAATAACATATTCACACGTGTCCAAACATGGCAAGTACGTACTTCGTCAATATTCAAGTCGTGCATTTCGGCATTTAATACCGCATTTGTCACGGCtctattatgaaaaattttaacggtACAACTCTTGGGAAGGATATTATAGGTGACTGCAGCCAGACTAATTAAGTTTGCGGATGGTTTTAATAAGCGATGGGTGACACACTACGTAAACGTTTATTACGGCATTTCTAAAACGGAGAAGTCCGTCAAAAATAGGACGAACTTCACTCGATAATACGATTTTCgaagaatgaattttcaaagagaatCTCGAACGTCGTCCAAAAAGTCGTATGAAAAACCACCTGATGATTTCACGAGCTGATGACCTAAGCGTCAGATTCGAATTGCTCAAAATAATACACGCCGTCAACGCCCctccttttatatttttacacaaacTGGATCTCGCTATATTGAATCGGTACACGTGCCCAGTCCGTAATCTCCTCTTCATGAGACAAATATTGAGGGGAATTATCGGTCGATAATCGAGGCGAGGTTATCTGGGTTATAAAATAACCCGGTCCCTTGGCGTTAGTCAGAAGCAGTCGAAGTGTCGTGGCGAGATTGTGGTCAACGCCCAAATACCTGAAGGAATGAACAAGCTCACCTGCCGCTTGATGGGGTCCcgagttatttttttacaccctATTAAATCCACATAGTATTAACACGGGTGAAATGATCACTTTCGAAAAACCGTTTTCTTACTTTATTTCACCAGTATTATCATCGGTGTTAACTAAAAACTAATCACAACACCCAGCCCTTCATTCGACACAATGTGCCGAACCCACCTCCCACTTTTAACTGCCATACGCACGCCACCCCCACCTCCTCTCTTCGTTCCAATCTGTTACGTTTTCGAACGCTACAACTTTTCAAAGCTTCGAAGCTCAGGGGCGTAGCTCGAGGGCCTAGTGATACGTCTCGTACGTTTcgcaaaaatcaaacgaactaattgaaatgaaaagggGATCGAGGATGTTCAATGTACTAATTCGTACTTATGTGGGTACACGATTAGAAAAAcgattatcgaaaattttgatgcAACAAGTTCAAAAATAATCACCCTTGCCATCTGTAAGCGAACGGTGGAACTGTTAAAAAATGTTTACAAAGAGTCCGCCTCGCAGTCAATTCATTATCCACTAGGTGCTGCTTCCAGCGGTgaacaaaagaaataagaCCGCAAAGCGCGTACGTTTAATAAAGATAAGGAAGCAAAAATCATCCCCTGCAAGGGTAACTATAAAATTGTAACGCTGTAATAAGGACAACGGACTTCCCGAAGACTCTGAATCACTCTCCTTCGAATCTTCTGACTCAACTCAACAtgggaggtaaaaaaatatttcgcaaaTGATCAAAACCGAAGACTAATATCGCGAGTACGCTCGCGGACTGACaaatacacgcgtacacccACGCAGTGCAATTATACAGagaggacaacgtgaaattgcacacccagattttgtgcgcaagcgtgaatcaaaactacagtcgaatttatcagctgctagcgtgttgtatcaacagcctcagatttcagctgtagctgtcaaattaTCTGTCACCGATACAGCTgtttatatataggtatacaatatgtatacctacccctatatatatatatatatatatatatttaacaaaTCCGCGTTTCTGTTCCCTCGTCCATGTCGATTTTAGCCAGCGTCGTATCTCGATGGACATCCGAAGTGTCGACGGGGTTGTTACGCTGGTGGGGTTAGGGGTAGCGTGTGCGAGTGTCGGCACGCTGCTCGGTGTCGTCGTCTACACGATCTGCGCCAAGTTCCGGATAGTCCTTGGTGGCAGTGCGGTATGGGGGCCGCTCAACTGGTAGGATATACGTGGCAAGGATAAGGTTCACTTTACGACATGTGTATTTCGTGTACCTGGACAGGTTCGAGGAGGACATTCTGGACCGCGAGGAGGCAGCCAGATCCCGTCAACTCCTGGTCGGTGGGCGCAGTGACCCGAACAAGGATGCGAACAGCGACAGCGACGAGTCCGTTTGGCCGGGAGCGCTCGCCACCAAGGAGAACTTGGGGGGTGAGAGCGATATTCTCGATTAACCGGGTCCCCTCGGGACCCTCCTACAGCCTCTTAACAATAATTGAACCGTTCTTCGAATGATCGTCGACCCGTGGCGCGGCAGCGTCCCTTTCGGAGACCGAGGGTGCCCTCGCGATACCCACGAGTCCTTCGAGAGTCGGACATTTCCCCGCACCCCTACCGGAATCCGTCCGCCTCGTCGCAACGGAGAATCTGATCGTCCTGACGAAGCCTTGCCGAACGATACCCAGTATGCAGACGAGGCTCGATCCTGCGAAAATCGACACCACGCTCTACCGAACGGTCAGTATGatgcgcgtttttttttttctcgcctctaGAGATTTACCTGATCCCGTTGGCAAAAATCTTCATCGCAGCAGCCCGACGATCGGGATCCCGCTGCACCTGCTTCCGACGAGGACGCGCGAGGAGAACTTTTGACGAGCCTCGTCTACGACGCACCGGCTGGGATTTTGACCGTCCGGTTGATCGAGGTGCGTATCGATGAGCCCGCTgtgtatgattgaaaaaaaacaacaaacaatgAGGTACAAAATTGAGAACTCGATCTGTCGAAAGGCGCGCAATCTGCAAGGTCGAGAGTTGAGCGGTACGGCGGACCCGTACGCAAAGATCAGACTTTTGCCCGATCGCAGTAACGTATGGCAGACGAGGATTCACAAGCGAACGTTGAACCCAGGTACGCACCGCAACACTTACCCTCCGAAACTCCGAAACTCCGGTTAATTTTATTCGGCCTTTCAGTCTTCGACGAGGACTTCGTATTCGAGGTGAAGCCCGCGACCGCCTTGTGGAAGACCCTCGAAATTCTCATCTACGATTTCGACGCGCTATCGCGCCACCGGAGCATCGGATGCGTCCGGCTGCCCCTGTCGTCGGTGGATCTGGGCTCGAGGGCGATAATGAGCAAACCTATACTACGGTGCACGGAGAGGGACGTCAGGGCCGAACTCGGTGAACTAATGGTGTCCATGTCCTTCCTACCATCGGCCGAAAGACTCACGGTAATGGTGATCAAAGCGCGCAATCTGAGGGTCGTCGACGACGCCAGGACCAGTTCCGACCCCTGCGTCAAGGTATTCTTGGAAATCGATCGTAATTAGTCAGATTTCAAACTAATCTCATTAAATTTTGGCCGCCTCATTATTGAACTCTACCTTTCGCCAATCTCGACGATAATCTCGTTTCCTCGTGTCGCAGGTGAGCGTTTTCTCGGACGACGGTAagcgtttgaaaaaacgaaaatccgGAGTGCAGCGCAACACTACGAATCCCGTATGGAACGAGGCATTGACCTTCGATTTGGGTAGGGAATCTCTGTCCCGTGGCAGTATCGAGTTCCTCGTGCTACACGACAGTCTGCTCGGACCGAGCGAAGCTCTGGCCAGATGCGTGGTCTCGGCGAAGAGTCAACGTGATTTATTTAACGAGGTATTGGCGGGTCGAGGGGCGACCGCGCAGTGGTTACCGTTGGCGGAAACCAGGCAATTCTGAAATCAACGGGGTATGGATCATTAGAATAGGGAAGTATCGCTACTCGTATTTGTGTATATCGGTGACTCGTAAAATGTAAGCGGCACGCGGAAATAAGCcgcgataagaaaaaaggaaaaaaaccaaaaagaacaAGTTGAAAAAACCGTTGTACGCGCATGCGCAACTGCACCCTACtacatacatatctatacatatacatttgtgtacatacatacatgcgcAATCCGTTGCTCTCTTCCCAACTTTATAGGTCTGACTGAGGTCACTGCGTAGGGGAAGGTGAGGCGGAACCGACTATgaaaacagtaaaaaaaaaaaatcagcgttTCTGTATCAAGGCTAGTGAAACAAAACGGCCGTACGCAACGTGGTTTTACTTTCAGTGATGAagcagcaacaaaaaaaaaaaaaaaaccaccaaaCCGATAGAAAAACTAAATCAACGCTCGCccctgaaattattttttttgcttcatttttttttgggccaTTAATTCTCACCCTGCCTGACCTCGTATTCAATCTGccgaattgaaatatctcaaGGGGACCGCACAAGCGACGcttgtcaattaatttttcacgctTCAATTATGTTCCGAATTTGATAGATCCGAGAtgagaattataaaaattggaTATTTCAAAGGAGTGATCGAAACAGAAATTTCGACGACAACGGGTCTGCCCGGTCTGCCTATGATAGTAAAAGTTGTATCGTGAATATATTAGCATATAaatgtgcatacgtatattcgtatcGTAACTCTGTACCTGTACCTGTActtattgtatgtataataataataataatattgataataacaatgattattattaaagtgacaataattttatcaGTTACGTCGACGTTTGACGTAGCGGCGGCGTTTGAGGGAATGAATGAATGGGTTTCGACGAAAGTTCAATAATTTCGATCGGACGGATGAGTCGGACGGGATGTTGTGATCGTGACTGTgaaaaaaacggtgaaaaattgttctctttctttttcccccggaATAATAAAACGTCATCATTTCAACTCGTGTATTTCTCTAAAGCAGCTCGTACGTATAACGACctacggtatataataatatatatatatatttatatatatgtatatacatttacaAACGTAATGATCGATCAATCACGTACAAAATAGTATAGACGCTACCCTCAACTCAAAACGTAGAAAATCattttatacaatattatatcatacaataataataatcgttcgttcgattggttaatttgattacttttttccaatcaataAACATTCGTCGCAATAATATTGACACAAAGTATTTACACGCGTTTGCTATACGGTCAGTTCCGAATGCacttcaaaagttttttttaattcatttttgttttttcgccaACTCCGTAAACCTCCGGCTATGACGAGTTGATTAAATTATCGTACAATTGTCGCATATTACAGCTGTATTATAAACGTCTTTCTCTCCGGCGGCACTTTTCCTAATTTACACCATTTTTATATAAACTATAATATTAACTTTTTCCACTTATTATTGCATAGACCTAAAACAGTCTCGGTACTTTATAATCTATAAGATAATTTGTacgaaagaatgaagaaagaaaaaaagacagaaaaaaagaattcgatagatttttttttttcttctttttttttttttgtataatatttacaataaaattatgcgcatttcattcatttttcgaacaacATTCAACCGCAGCTACCCGGCTCTCTAAAGACATAAAACATACGATTGTATTTACAATTAAACCAGAGTGCGTCGTTGATGGAGAGGGAATCATTAGCGCGGTTATAATCATACATTTGAAAAACAGGCATTCCTCCTCTGGGGTAAAACTATAATTTGATTTTGGAATTAGTTCCGTTCGATTTTCGTCGGACGTAATTTAAAGTTGAACGGGGGGATCGTCGTACGCGCGATAACCGCGATTAATTGTTAATCTCGGGCGAAACttaattttcaatgattttttttttttttttttttttcaactgcggATTGTCGGTGCGCGAGTCGTTACaacaatttttgaaacgtTGTAAAACTTCAGCCGTGGACGTGGGAGATCCTCAAcgaattcgaacgatcgaatctCATCAACTTTGCGCGCTTAAAACAGCGCGCTATTGGTCAAAGAATCGTCCagttcgttcgatcg
Proteins encoded in this window:
- the LOC105686172 gene encoding synaptotagmin-5 isoform X1; translation: MDIRSVDGVVTLVGLGVACASVGTLLGVVVYTICAKFRIVLGGSAVWGPLNWFEEDILDREEAARSRQLLVGGRSDPNKDANSDSDESVWPGALATKENLGASLSETEGALAIPTSPSRVGHFPAPLPESVRLVATENLIVLTKPCRTIPSMQTRLDPAKIDTTLYRTQPDDRDPAAPASDEDARGELLTSLVYDAPAGILTVRLIEARNLQGRELSGTADPYAKIRLLPDRSNVWQTRIHKRTLNPVFDEDFVFEVKPATALWKTLEILIYDFDALSRHRSIGCVRLPLSSVDLGSRAIMSKPILRCTERDVRAELGELMVSMSFLPSAERLTVMVIKARNLRVVDDARTSSDPCVKVSVFSDDGKRLKKRKSGVQRNTTNPVWNEALTFDLGRESLSRGSIEFLVLHDSLLGPSEALARCVVSAKSQRDLFNEVLAGRGATAQWLPLAETRQF
- the LOC105686172 gene encoding synaptotagmin-5 isoform X2, giving the protein MDIRSVDGVVTLVGLGVACASVGTLLGVVVYTICAKFRIVLGGSAVWGPLNWFEEDILDREEAARSRQLLVGGRSDPNKDANSDSDESVWPGALATKENLGASLSETEGALAIPTSPSRVGHFPAPLPESVRLVATENLIVLTKPCRTIPSMQTRLDPAKIDTTLYRTPDDRDPAAPASDEDARGELLTSLVYDAPAGILTVRLIEARNLQGRELSGTADPYAKIRLLPDRSNVWQTRIHKRTLNPVFDEDFVFEVKPATALWKTLEILIYDFDALSRHRSIGCVRLPLSSVDLGSRAIMSKPILRCTERDVRAELGELMVSMSFLPSAERLTVMVIKARNLRVVDDARTSSDPCVKVSVFSDDGKRLKKRKSGVQRNTTNPVWNEALTFDLGRESLSRGSIEFLVLHDSLLGPSEALARCVVSAKSQRDLFNEVLAGRGATAQWLPLAETRQF